Proteins co-encoded in one Schistocerca cancellata isolate TAMUIC-IGC-003103 chromosome 5, iqSchCanc2.1, whole genome shotgun sequence genomic window:
- the LOC126187991 gene encoding UMP-CMP kinase 1 — MLVSWLNTVAKYVMSAASQKPRVIFVLGSPGSGKGTQCKNIVSEFGYVHLSAGDLLRAERTKPGSQYGELIETHIRNGTIVPVAITCKLLENAMVESSSNKFLIDGFPRNQENLDGWTANMADRVQLLGVLFLDCPQEVSTQRCLARGMGRSDDNEESLRKRFVTYMNDTLPVVKHYEQQNLVHRVDSVKPAEQVFEDVKKVILELEAKA; from the coding sequence ATGCTGGTTAGTTGGTTGAACACTGTTGCCAAGTACGTGATGAGTGCTGCGTCGCAGAAGCCACGCGTCATATTCGTGCTGGGCAGTCCGGGCTCAGGAAAAGGCACGCAGTGCAAGAATATCGTGAGCGAGTTCGGATATGTTCACCTGTCAGCTGGAGACCTGCTGCGAGCGGAGCGTACGAAACCGGGTTCGCAGTACGGAGAACTTATAGAGACACACATTCGCAATGGTACTATCGTACCCGTTGCGATCACATGTAAACTGCTGGAGAATGCGATGGTGGAATCGAGCTCCAACAAGTTCTTAATCGATGGTTTCCCACGTAATCAAGAGAACCTAGATGGGTGGACGGCGAACATGGCGGATCGCGTTCAGCTGCTTGGAGTGCTGTTCCTAGATTGTCCACAGGAAGTCAGTACGCAGAGATGCCTGGCGCGTGGAATGGGGCGGTCCGACGACAACGAGGAATCTCTAAGGAAGAGGTTTGTCACGTACATGAATGATACGCTGCCCGTAGTTAAACATTACGAGCAGCAAAACCTCGTGCATCGCGTAGACTCTGTCAAACCGGCGGAGCAGGTGTTTGAGGACGTGAAGAAAGTGATTTTAGAACTAGAGGCAAAGGCATAA